One stretch of Cetobacterium sp. NK01 DNA includes these proteins:
- the fdhF gene encoding formate dehydrogenase subunit alpha has translation MVKVTLNNNIIELDETLSVLDALNKIGIELPNFCHDSRLDKNFGVCGLCTININGSLKKACQTKVEENLILNTDSDDVLTFRKNLLQDYIDNHHENCLICPKTSDCRLQKYCFQYEIEKKIPTTNLLPIDSSNPFYYVDPNKCVACGRCFQICTNLQCNHAIKMGSTNGKRHSILDQTKCVSCGNCISKCPTGALMAKSKIKFRICDTEKTNTTCIYCGVGCQIEFRTINNKVVGATPRDISPNNGLLCVKGKFGFSFINHKNRLKNPLIRKNGVLTEATWDEAYKLITNKFREIKDKFGSDAIGGFSSAKCTNEENYLFQKFMRVAIGTNNIDHCARFCHSTTGSGLGLSLGIGAMTNSIEEISNNKTIFILGSNARETHPVIGTMIKRAKQRGAKLVIVDPRKIDMSEIADYFLQINLKSNSALLNGMINVIISENLYNKDFVSKNTEKFDELLESSRKYTPEYVSKLCGISPEDIRAVARLYADGPTATYFTMGITQHTNGTYEVQELATLALLCGNLGIKNAGLNPLRGQNNVQGAGDMGAYPNKYPGNQKVDDSEIRKQFEDFWGVKLNEKIGKFGPSMIEAAGNGDIKALYIIGENPVLSDADLNHVKSSLSKIDFLVVQDLFLTETTEYADVVLPACSFAEKNGTFTNTERRIQRVRKAINPIGNSKSDYEILLDLFKFMDFPQNYTSPEDVTIEIGKIVKNYSGLNYKLIENIGIQWPIINNCGTDILHKNGISRGKGLLFENDELISGENKTEQFPYLLTTGRVLYQYHTRTLTGKIDGLNEKSPHSFIEINPITAAELNIINGERIKVLSLRGEIETYAEITDKVKEDIFFMPFHFIDGAPNYLTDASHLDNVAHMPEFKTIAVNIQKLS, from the coding sequence GCCTTAAATAAAATAGGAATTGAACTACCTAATTTTTGTCATGATAGCAGACTAGATAAAAATTTTGGTGTTTGTGGACTCTGCACAATAAATATCAATGGTTCATTAAAAAAAGCATGTCAAACTAAAGTTGAAGAAAACTTAATTTTAAATACAGATAGTGACGATGTTCTAACTTTTAGGAAAAATTTGCTTCAAGATTACATTGATAATCATCATGAAAATTGTCTCATTTGTCCTAAAACTAGTGATTGTAGATTACAAAAATATTGCTTCCAATATGAAATAGAAAAAAAGATTCCCACTACTAATCTATTACCTATAGATTCTAGTAATCCATTTTATTATGTTGATCCAAATAAATGTGTCGCTTGTGGAAGATGTTTTCAAATTTGCACTAATCTTCAATGTAATCATGCTATAAAGATGGGAAGTACTAATGGTAAAAGACACTCTATATTAGATCAAACTAAATGTGTGTCATGTGGTAATTGTATTAGTAAGTGTCCCACTGGAGCTCTTATGGCTAAATCAAAAATTAAATTTAGAATTTGTGACACAGAAAAAACTAATACCACATGTATTTATTGTGGGGTTGGCTGTCAAATTGAATTTAGAACAATAAATAATAAAGTTGTTGGGGCTACTCCAAGAGATATTTCACCTAATAATGGCTTATTATGTGTCAAAGGAAAGTTTGGATTTTCATTCATTAATCATAAAAATAGATTAAAAAATCCATTAATTAGAAAAAATGGTGTTTTAACAGAAGCAACTTGGGATGAAGCGTATAAATTAATCACTAATAAATTTAGAGAAATTAAGGATAAATTCGGCTCAGATGCTATTGGAGGATTCTCTTCTGCTAAATGTACAAATGAAGAAAATTACCTTTTTCAAAAATTTATGAGAGTTGCCATTGGAACAAATAATATAGATCATTGTGCAAGATTTTGTCATTCAACAACAGGAAGTGGTCTTGGGCTTAGTTTAGGAATTGGTGCTATGACTAATAGTATTGAAGAAATTTCTAATAATAAAACTATATTTATACTTGGATCTAATGCACGAGAGACTCACCCTGTTATTGGTACTATGATAAAAAGAGCTAAGCAAAGAGGTGCTAAATTAGTTATAGTAGACCCTAGAAAAATAGATATGAGTGAAATTGCCGATTATTTTTTACAAATTAATTTAAAGAGTAATTCTGCTCTTTTAAACGGAATGATTAATGTTATTATTAGTGAAAATCTTTACAACAAAGATTTTGTTTCTAAAAATACAGAAAAATTTGATGAACTTCTAGAAAGTTCTAGAAAATATACTCCAGAATATGTATCAAAACTTTGTGGAATATCACCAGAAGATATTAGAGCTGTTGCTAGACTATATGCCGATGGTCCAACAGCTACTTATTTTACAATGGGAATAACTCAACATACTAATGGAACTTATGAGGTTCAGGAATTAGCTACATTAGCTCTTTTATGCGGTAATCTTGGAATTAAAAACGCTGGGTTAAATCCTCTTAGAGGTCAAAATAATGTCCAGGGAGCGGGGGACATGGGAGCATATCCTAATAAATATCCTGGAAATCAAAAAGTTGATGATTCTGAAATTAGAAAACAATTTGAAGATTTTTGGGGTGTTAAACTTAATGAAAAAATTGGAAAATTTGGCCCTTCAATGATTGAAGCTGCTGGGAATGGTGATATTAAAGCGTTATATATAATCGGTGAAAACCCTGTTTTATCTGATGCTGATTTAAATCATGTAAAATCTTCTTTATCTAAAATAGACTTTTTAGTTGTTCAAGATCTTTTTTTGACTGAAACAACTGAATACGCAGATGTTGTTTTACCTGCATGTAGTTTTGCTGAGAAAAATGGAACTTTTACAAATACTGAAAGACGTATTCAACGAGTTCGAAAAGCTATTAATCCAATTGGAAATTCAAAATCTGATTATGAAATACTATTAGATTTATTTAAATTTATGGACTTTCCTCAAAACTATACTTCGCCTGAAGACGTGACTATTGAAATTGGAAAAATAGTAAAAAATTATTCAGGTTTAAATTATAAATTAATTGAGAATATAGGAATACAATGGCCTATTATAAATAATTGTGGTACTGATATATTACATAAAAATGGTATTTCTCGGGGGAAAGGACTTCTATTTGAAAATGATGAGCTTATATCTGGAGAAAATAAAACTGAGCAATTTCCATATCTCTTAACTACTGGCAGAGTTTTATATCAATATCATACTAGAACTTTAACTGGTAAAATTGATGGTCTTAATGAAAAATCACCTCATAGTTTTATAGAAATTAACCCCATTACTGCAGCTGAATTAAATATAATTAATGGAGAACGAATTAAAGTTTTATCTTTAAGAGGAGAAATTGAAACTTATGCAGAAATTACAGATAAAGTTAAAGAAGATATATTCTTTATGCCATTTCATTTTATTGATGGTGCTCCAAACTATCTAACGGATGCATCTCATTTAGATAATGTTGCTCATATGCCTGAATTTAAAACTATCGCTGTTAATATTCAAAAATTAAGCTAA
- a CDS encoding aminoacyl-histidine dipeptidase: MRKLKKLQPERVFYYFEEISKIPRESYQEKAISDYIVDFGRKLGLETYQDSSYNVVLRKKASLGYESSSGIIMQGHLDMVCEKEDDSFHDFSKDPIDLIVDGNKLKANKTTLGADNGIAVAIAMAILEDDSFEHGPIEFLGTTSEEVDLGGALAIDSKILKGSMLINLDSEDEGIITVGSAGGIELDITLPTTKVYEDLSFSWNIEVKNLSGGHSGVEIHKKKGNANKIISEILSDINFEEEIFLVEISGGSKDNAIPRNASATISSKKDISTTIKNSINKILEKYRSFEPNIQVEMIEVDTITKVIDKESFKNYLGLIKNIPTGVNTWIKEYPDIVESSDNLAIVKTSVDSIEIIVSLRSSEVNILKELQDKIVNIVEEFGANYDFSAGYPEWRFNPISNLREKAISTYKELYKKDMKVEVIHAGLECGAISQKYPNMDIISIGPNIKEVHTPSEYLDISSTERIYNYLKKLINNLSKY; encoded by the coding sequence GTGAGAAAATTAAAAAAATTACAACCAGAAAGAGTTTTCTATTACTTTGAAGAGATATCTAAAATTCCTAGAGAATCTTATCAAGAGAAAGCAATTAGTGATTATATTGTTGATTTTGGAAGAAAATTAGGACTTGAAACTTACCAAGATAGTTCTTATAATGTAGTTTTAAGAAAAAAAGCTTCTTTAGGTTATGAAAGTTCATCAGGTATTATTATGCAAGGACACTTAGATATGGTTTGTGAGAAGGAAGATGACAGTTTCCATGACTTTTCAAAAGATCCTATTGATTTAATTGTTGATGGAAATAAATTAAAAGCAAATAAAACAACTTTAGGTGCTGATAATGGAATAGCTGTTGCGATAGCTATGGCTATTCTAGAAGATGATTCTTTTGAACACGGTCCGATAGAATTTCTTGGAACAACATCTGAAGAAGTTGATTTAGGTGGAGCTTTGGCCATAGATTCTAAAATTTTAAAAGGAAGTATGCTTATAAATTTAGATTCAGAAGATGAAGGTATTATAACAGTGGGATCAGCTGGTGGAATTGAATTAGATATCACTTTACCAACTACTAAAGTATACGAAGATCTTTCTTTTTCTTGGAATATTGAAGTCAAAAATTTATCTGGAGGTCATTCTGGAGTTGAAATTCATAAGAAAAAAGGTAATGCAAATAAAATAATATCTGAAATTTTAAGTGATATTAACTTTGAAGAAGAAATCTTTCTAGTTGAAATCTCAGGTGGAAGTAAAGATAATGCTATTCCTAGAAATGCTTCTGCTACTATTTCTTCTAAAAAAGATATTTCTACAACGATAAAAAATTCTATAAATAAAATTTTAGAAAAATATAGGTCTTTTGAACCCAATATCCAGGTAGAAATGATAGAAGTAGATACGATCACTAAAGTTATTGATAAAGAATCTTTTAAAAATTATTTAGGTTTAATTAAAAATATACCTACAGGAGTTAATACTTGGATTAAAGAATACCCTGATATAGTTGAATCATCTGATAATTTAGCTATTGTAAAAACATCTGTTGATTCAATTGAAATAATAGTTTCTTTAAGAAGTTCTGAAGTAAATATTTTAAAAGAGTTACAAGATAAGATTGTAAATATTGTTGAAGAATTTGGTGCAAATTATGATTTTTCTGCAGGATATCCAGAATGGAGATTCAATCCAATTTCTAATTTAAGAGAAAAAGCAATTTCAACTTATAAGGAATTATATAAAAAAGACATGAAAGTTGAAGTTATTCATGCAGGATTAGAGTGTGGAGCAATATCACAAAAGTACCCTAATATGGATATTATAAGTATAGGGCCGAATATTAAAGAAGTTCATACTCCTAGTGAATATTTAGATATATCATCTACTGAAAGAATTTATAATTATTTAAAAAAATTAATAAATAATTTGTCAAAGTATTAA
- a CDS encoding YfcC family protein, translating into MTNKKKRSFPTAFTVLFIILILAAGLTYIVPSGKFSRLTYDSQANEFIITKPNDSVETLSATQETLNKLKIQLSLDKFVDGVIQKPIAVPNTYTRIEQHPQGILEILKAPIEGVFDTVDIMVFVLILGGIIGIINKIGAFDAGIAALSKRTKGKEFLLVTLVFLLTTLGGTTFGLAEETIAFYPILMPIFLVSGFDAITCIAAIYMGSSIGTMFSTVNPFSVVIASNAAGINFTNGLMYRIIVLSLGSLITLVYMYYYAKKVRLNPKASLVYEDENAIHERFLKSYDIESKVEFTIRRKIVLLIFALAFPIMIWGVARDGWWFEEMSTLFLADAILIMIFSGLSEKDCVNTFISGAADLVGVVLTIGLARSINIVMDNGFISDTLLNYSAEIVTQMNGGVFAVVQMVVFSVLGFFIPSSSGLAVLSMPIMAPLADTVGVSREVVINAYNWGQGLMSFITPTGLILVTLEMAETTFDKWLKYILPLMGIMAVFSVVMLVLNALI; encoded by the coding sequence ATGACAAACAAGAAAAAAAGAAGTTTTCCCACGGCATTTACTGTGCTTTTCATTATCCTTATTTTAGCTGCAGGTCTTACTTATATAGTTCCTTCAGGAAAATTCTCAAGATTAACTTATGATTCTCAGGCAAATGAATTTATTATTACTAAACCTAATGATTCAGTAGAAACACTTTCTGCAACACAAGAAACTTTAAATAAGCTTAAAATACAATTAAGTTTAGATAAATTTGTAGATGGAGTTATACAAAAACCAATAGCTGTTCCTAATACTTATACTCGAATTGAACAACATCCTCAAGGAATTTTAGAAATATTGAAAGCTCCTATTGAAGGAGTATTTGATACTGTTGATATAATGGTATTTGTATTAATTTTAGGTGGAATAATAGGAATTATTAATAAAATTGGTGCTTTTGATGCTGGTATAGCTGCACTTTCAAAACGAACAAAAGGAAAAGAATTTTTGCTTGTTACTTTAGTTTTTTTATTAACAACTTTAGGAGGAACAACCTTTGGTCTTGCAGAAGAAACGATAGCTTTTTACCCAATTCTTATGCCTATTTTTCTTGTAAGTGGATTTGATGCAATTACTTGTATCGCAGCAATTTATATGGGATCTTCTATTGGAACAATGTTTTCAACAGTAAATCCTTTTTCTGTGGTAATAGCTTCTAATGCAGCTGGAATTAATTTTACAAATGGTTTAATGTATAGAATTATTGTTCTTTCATTAGGGTCTCTAATAACTCTTGTCTATATGTATTACTATGCTAAAAAGGTTAGATTGAATCCTAAAGCTTCACTTGTTTATGAGGATGAGAATGCTATTCATGAAAGATTTTTAAAAAGCTATGATATCGAATCTAAAGTTGAATTTACTATAAGAAGAAAAATTGTTCTCCTTATTTTTGCACTAGCATTTCCTATTATGATTTGGGGAGTGGCAAGAGATGGATGGTGGTTTGAAGAGATGTCTACTTTATTTTTAGCTGACGCTATACTTATAATGATTTTTTCGGGACTATCTGAAAAGGATTGTGTTAATACATTTATTTCTGGGGCAGCTGATTTAGTCGGAGTTGTTTTAACAATAGGACTTGCTAGATCTATAAATATTGTTATGGATAATGGTTTTATTTCTGACACATTATTAAATTACTCAGCAGAGATTGTAACACAAATGAATGGAGGAGTTTTTGCAGTTGTACAGATGGTTGTATTTTCAGTATTAGGATTCTTTATTCCATCATCTTCAGGATTAGCTGTTCTCTCTATGCCTATTATGGCACCTTTAGCTGATACTGTTGGGGTATCTAGAGAGGTTGTTATAAATGCATATAACTGGGGACAAGGACTTATGTCATTTATAACACCAACTGGTCTTATTTTAGTAACTCTAGAGATGGCAGAAACAACTTTTGATAAATGGTTAAAGTATATACTTCCTTTAATGGGAATAATGGCAGTTTTTTCAGTTGTTATGCTTGTTTTAAACGCTTTGATATAG